Proteins from one Bombus affinis isolate iyBomAffi1 chromosome 1, iyBomAffi1.2, whole genome shotgun sequence genomic window:
- the LOC126919600 gene encoding uncharacterized protein LOC126919600 isoform X1: MEGTLEEPPIKDSSQTSPDKVLKDVIPNGVNGNYNDKEEFIDADTNISKLVSKEISVVREEREANGKEDDEDKHRMDVEMEERGLEPENSEQNGIAQNRSKGSEMSESENDSKMSKSPEGASDINNFSEVSKTEDKCRNTSCEAMEVDEQSNNSDVECLDENITEIHSDNDDVFTTKASALKDNNLSGSSDIQLNDSSEIADSSMDTSDVKICEENGSCDSPDIEEITDSAKNGHNTSPERINKDPKQRKQRKQVDLSSITPRRSSRNIKRTSYIEKEIEEEEVDDDGSDIEEIKPEDPLAGIDSKDKENSKLKSPVKNSKTTIVVNDTKRLVEIAAGSKSVKGGKKEPTLVIIDTNSILSGRGGVPVSSSKPHHTVSSTSSFSVVPVGMTTQTMYPNMRTTITPVPMTSKTAQLSPKTTSMTTVTPTVTPPILPTLSDDMFVVEAPSFIVPYVYEKPPLKPLKEFVTKLEKCLEEQEKEEISKRSIEENKGEECDEDSLDIIQKNKDKSDESENEGTCSKSKKDEDRGDNSLDITESGFSNISDKQDIRQEDRNKVLTYFDLPLGKFFMQIGVNLVQEYVQTDLLRTQKRKQGKNSTSAETQLAINSLIKNLEFSKENNEPFHLEQKKCEFCNFKTESTLVMQHHLETPHMRNYVYKCNFCPTEMRSPHDILYHMEAEHNTRGRLERGPAFHQCPNCPFEDNQKGKLNRHILACTKKFRSEKNLEPGADWEPPAKIPRFNRTRPVGPTNPSALAMAMSGKGPQPLLPKLLPAPITGRGRGRPPMQPRYSDLKTLRPGGTTMRQDNVAGMMYRPTSSGLLVPTSYRFGSNQIFQVVGGSGTVMSAVSGVSSSSGGSSGQPTPIALVPNVIDSLSRLSSSQNTTASPKNPTAKLLSQPSISITPLPRTTSQTSIPGSGTSSKSGEKTTFVICEICDGYIKDLEQLRNHMQWIHKVKIHPKMIYSRPPLNCQKCQFRFFTDQGLERHLLGSHGLVTSSMQEAANRGKDAGRCPACGRVYQWKLLNHVARDHGMTLKPAHLSYKCTVCTSTFGMYKQFENHVYSAHSGVAKRVMDKKNTPSSPSSRSNDSLLKPLKINDEITIIPQPAKPTTRSGTSQGRGK; this comes from the exons ATGGAAGGCACGCTGGAAGAACCCCCTATTAAGGACTCATCTCAGACCAGTCCTGATAAGGTTCTCAAAG ATGTGATTCCAAATGGGGTTAATGGAAATTATAATGACAAGGAAGAATTCATTGATGCTGACACTAATATATCCAAACTTGTGTCAAAAGAAATTAGTGTAGTAAGGGAGGAGAGAGAGGCAAATGGAAAAGAAGATGATGAGGATAAACACAGAATGGATGTTGAAATGGAAGAAAGGGGTCTAGAACCTGAAAATAGTGAACAGAATGGGATAGCGCAAAACAGAAGTAAAGGGAGTGAAATGTCAGAGTCAGAAAATGACTCTAAAATGTCTAAATCTCCAGAGGGTGCCAGTGACATAAACAATTTTAGTGAAGTGTCCAAGACTGAAGATAAGTGTAGAAACACATCTTGTGAGGCTATGGAAGTTGATGAACAGAGTAATAACTCGGATGTTGAATGTCTTGACGAAAACATAACAGAAATACACTCTGATAACGATGATGTGTTCACTACAAAAGCTTCTGCCCTTAAAGATAATAATTTATCAGGCAGTAGTGATATCCAACTTAATGACAGTAGTGAAATTGCTGATAGTAGCATGGATACATCTGATGTCAAAATTTGTGAAGAAAACGGTAGTTGCGATAGTCCTGATATTGAAGAAATAACTGATAGTGCAAAGAATGGTCATAATACTTCACCAGAACGTATTAATAAAGACCCAAAAcaaagaaaacaaagaaagcAAGTAGATCTTAGTAGTATTACACCAAGAAGAAGTTCTCGAAATATAAAGAGGACAAGTTAcatagaaaaagaaatagaagaagAGGAAGTAGACGATGATGGCTCAGATATTGAGGAAATTAAGCCAGAAGATCCTCTGGCTGGTATTGATAGTAAAGATAAAGAGAATTCTAAACTAAAGTCACCAGTCAAAAATAGTAAGACTACTATTGTAGTCAATGATACGAAACGGTTAGTAGAAATAGCCGCTGGTAGCAAATCTGTaaaaggaggaaagaaagaacCTACCTTAGTTATCATAGATACAAATTCTATACTTTCTGGACGTGGTGGCGTTCCTGTAAGTAGCAGTAAACCTCATCACACTGTTTCTAGTACTAGTTCATTTTCAGTAGTTCCAGTGGGAATGACTACACAAACTATGTATCCTAATATGAGGACGACTATTACACCAGTGCCCATGACGTCAAAAACTGCACAGCTAAGTCCTAAAACCACTAGTATGACAACGGTAACACCTACGGTTACACCTCCAATATTACCTACTTTAAGCGATGACATGTTTGTGGTAGAAGCACCATCTTTTATAGTACcatatgtatatgaaaaaccaCCTCTGAAACCTTTAAAGGAGTTCGTCACAAAATTGGAAAAATGCTTAGAGgaacaagaaaaagaagagataaGCAAAAGAAGCATAGAAGAAAATAAGGGAGAGGAATGTGATGAGGATTCACTGGATataattcaaaaaaataaagataaaagtGATGAAAGTGAAAATGAAGGAACTTGTAGTAAGAGTAAAAAGGATGAAGACAGAGGTGATAATTCACTAGATATAACTGAATCTGGATTTAGTAATATAAGTGATAAACAGGATATACGACAAGAGGATAGGAATAAAGTACTGACATATTTTGATTTACCACTGGGGAAATTTTTCATGCAAATTGGAGTGAATCTTGTTCAGGAATATGTGCAAACTGATCTTTTACGGACTCAAAAACGTAAACAGGGAAAAAATAGCACATCGGCTGAAACTCAACTAGCTATAAATTCACTCATTAAAAATCTAGAATTTAGTAAAGAAAATAATGAACCATTCCATTTAGAACAGAAAAAATGTGAATTCTGTAATTTTAAAACAGAATCAACTTTAGTCATGCAACATCATTTAGAAACTCCACATATGCGCAATTACGTCTACAAGTGTAACTTTTGTCCGACTGAAATGCGTAGTCCTCACGACATATTATACCATATGGAAGCAGAACATAATACTCGCGGGAGGTTGGAGCGGGGTCCAGCTTTTCATCAATGTCCTAATTGTCCGTTCGAAGACAACCAGAAAGGCAAACTAAATCGACATATACTTGCTTGTACTAAGAAATTCAGATCAGAAAAGAATTTAGAACCAGGTGCTGATTGGGAACCTCCAGCAAAAATTCCACGATTCAATCGAACAAGGCCTGTTGGGCCGACTAACCCCAGTGCACTTGCGATGGCAATGAGCGGTAAAGGACCTCAACCACTTTTACCAAAATTACTTCCTGCTCCAATCACTGGTCGTGGAAGAGGACGGCCGCCTATGCAACCAAGATATTCAGATTTGAAAACGTTACGACCGGGTGGTACGACAATGCGTCAAG ATAATGTTGCAGGAATGATGTATCGTCCAACATCGTCTGGCTTATTGGTCCCTACTTCATATCGATTTGGTAGTAATCAAATATTTCAg GTGGTGGGTGGCTCTGGGACTGTCATGTCGGCTGTCTCGGGAGTGAGTAGCAGTAGCGGCGGCAGTTCCGGTCAACCCACACCCATTGCACTTGTACCCAACGTAATCGACTCTCTCTCTAGATTGTCCTCATCACAG aatACAACAGCAAGTCCCAAAAATCCTACTGCAAAATTGCTAAGTCAACCAAGTATATCTATAACTCCATTACCACGTACAACATCTCAAACCTCCATTCCTGGTTCTGGAACTTCATCAAAATCTGGAGAAAAAACTACATTTGTCATATGTGAAATTTGCGATGGTTATATTAAG GATTTAGAACAACTACGTAATCATATGCAATGGATTCACAAAGTAAAAATACATCCAAAGATGATTTATAGTAGACCTCCATTGAATTGCCAAAAATGTCAATTTCGGTTTTTCACAGATCAG GGTCTGGAAAGACATTTACTTGGGTCTCATGGTTTGGTTACATCTAGTATGCAAGAAGCTGCAAATAGAGGAAAAGATGCAGGTCGCTGTCCCGCTTGCGGCAGG GTATATCAATGGAAATTACTAAATCATGTTGCGCGAGATCATGGAATGACATTAAAACCAGCGCATCTATCTTATAAATGTACAGTTTGCACTTCCACGTTTGGAATGTATAAGCAGTTTGAAAATCACGTATATTCGGCACATAGTGGCGTAGCTAAAAGAGTAATGGATAAGAAGAATACACCTTCATCTCCATCGTCCAGATCCAATGACTCCCTTCTGAAACCACTGAAGATTAATGATGAAATTACGATTATTCCACAACCAGCAAAACCTACAACCAGGTCGGGTACATCTCAAGGCAGAGGAAAATAG
- the LOC126919600 gene encoding uncharacterized protein LOC126919600 isoform X2, which translates to MEGTLEEPPIKDSSQTSPDKVLKDVIPNGVNGNYNDKEEFIDADTNISKLVSKEISVVREEREANGKEDDEDKHRMDVEMEERGLEPENSEQNGIAQNRSKGSEMSESENDSKMSKSPEGASDINNFSEVSKTEDKCRNTSCEAMEVDEQSNNSDVECLDENITEIHSDNDDVFTTKASALKDNNLSGSSDIQLNDSSEIADSSMDTSDVKICEENGSCDSPDIEEITDSAKNGHNTSPERINKDPKQRKQRKQVDLSSITPRRSSRNIKRTSYIEKEIEEEEVDDDGSDIEEIKPEDPLAGIDSKDKENSKLKSPVKNSKTTIVVNDTKRLVEIAAGSKSVKGGKKEPTLVIIDTNSILSGRGGVPVSSSKPHHTVSSTSSFSVVPVGMTTQTMYPNMRTTITPVPMTSKTAQLSPKTTSMTTVTPTVTPPILPTLSDDMFVVEAPSFIVPYVYEKPPLKPLKEFVTKLEKCLEEQEKEEISKRSIEENKGEECDEDSLDIIQKNKDKSDESENEGTCSKSKKDEDRGDNSLDITESGFSNISDKQDIRQEDRNKVLTYFDLPLGKFFMQIGVNLVQEYVQTDLLRTQKRKQGKNSTSAETQLAINSLIKNLEFSKENNEPFHLEQKKCEFCNFKTESTLVMQHHLETPHMRNYVYKCNFCPTEMRSPHDILYHMEAEHNTRGRLERGPAFHQCPNCPFEDNQKGKLNRHILACTKKFRSEKNLEPGADWEPPAKIPRFNRTRPVGPTNPSALAMAMSGKGPQPLLPKLLPAPITGRGRGRPPMQPRYSDLKTLRPGGTTMRQDNVAGMMYRPTSSGLLVPTSYRFGSNQIFQNTTASPKNPTAKLLSQPSISITPLPRTTSQTSIPGSGTSSKSGEKTTFVICEICDGYIKDLEQLRNHMQWIHKVKIHPKMIYSRPPLNCQKCQFRFFTDQGLERHLLGSHGLVTSSMQEAANRGKDAGRCPACGRVYQWKLLNHVARDHGMTLKPAHLSYKCTVCTSTFGMYKQFENHVYSAHSGVAKRVMDKKNTPSSPSSRSNDSLLKPLKINDEITIIPQPAKPTTRSGTSQGRGK; encoded by the exons ATGGAAGGCACGCTGGAAGAACCCCCTATTAAGGACTCATCTCAGACCAGTCCTGATAAGGTTCTCAAAG ATGTGATTCCAAATGGGGTTAATGGAAATTATAATGACAAGGAAGAATTCATTGATGCTGACACTAATATATCCAAACTTGTGTCAAAAGAAATTAGTGTAGTAAGGGAGGAGAGAGAGGCAAATGGAAAAGAAGATGATGAGGATAAACACAGAATGGATGTTGAAATGGAAGAAAGGGGTCTAGAACCTGAAAATAGTGAACAGAATGGGATAGCGCAAAACAGAAGTAAAGGGAGTGAAATGTCAGAGTCAGAAAATGACTCTAAAATGTCTAAATCTCCAGAGGGTGCCAGTGACATAAACAATTTTAGTGAAGTGTCCAAGACTGAAGATAAGTGTAGAAACACATCTTGTGAGGCTATGGAAGTTGATGAACAGAGTAATAACTCGGATGTTGAATGTCTTGACGAAAACATAACAGAAATACACTCTGATAACGATGATGTGTTCACTACAAAAGCTTCTGCCCTTAAAGATAATAATTTATCAGGCAGTAGTGATATCCAACTTAATGACAGTAGTGAAATTGCTGATAGTAGCATGGATACATCTGATGTCAAAATTTGTGAAGAAAACGGTAGTTGCGATAGTCCTGATATTGAAGAAATAACTGATAGTGCAAAGAATGGTCATAATACTTCACCAGAACGTATTAATAAAGACCCAAAAcaaagaaaacaaagaaagcAAGTAGATCTTAGTAGTATTACACCAAGAAGAAGTTCTCGAAATATAAAGAGGACAAGTTAcatagaaaaagaaatagaagaagAGGAAGTAGACGATGATGGCTCAGATATTGAGGAAATTAAGCCAGAAGATCCTCTGGCTGGTATTGATAGTAAAGATAAAGAGAATTCTAAACTAAAGTCACCAGTCAAAAATAGTAAGACTACTATTGTAGTCAATGATACGAAACGGTTAGTAGAAATAGCCGCTGGTAGCAAATCTGTaaaaggaggaaagaaagaacCTACCTTAGTTATCATAGATACAAATTCTATACTTTCTGGACGTGGTGGCGTTCCTGTAAGTAGCAGTAAACCTCATCACACTGTTTCTAGTACTAGTTCATTTTCAGTAGTTCCAGTGGGAATGACTACACAAACTATGTATCCTAATATGAGGACGACTATTACACCAGTGCCCATGACGTCAAAAACTGCACAGCTAAGTCCTAAAACCACTAGTATGACAACGGTAACACCTACGGTTACACCTCCAATATTACCTACTTTAAGCGATGACATGTTTGTGGTAGAAGCACCATCTTTTATAGTACcatatgtatatgaaaaaccaCCTCTGAAACCTTTAAAGGAGTTCGTCACAAAATTGGAAAAATGCTTAGAGgaacaagaaaaagaagagataaGCAAAAGAAGCATAGAAGAAAATAAGGGAGAGGAATGTGATGAGGATTCACTGGATataattcaaaaaaataaagataaaagtGATGAAAGTGAAAATGAAGGAACTTGTAGTAAGAGTAAAAAGGATGAAGACAGAGGTGATAATTCACTAGATATAACTGAATCTGGATTTAGTAATATAAGTGATAAACAGGATATACGACAAGAGGATAGGAATAAAGTACTGACATATTTTGATTTACCACTGGGGAAATTTTTCATGCAAATTGGAGTGAATCTTGTTCAGGAATATGTGCAAACTGATCTTTTACGGACTCAAAAACGTAAACAGGGAAAAAATAGCACATCGGCTGAAACTCAACTAGCTATAAATTCACTCATTAAAAATCTAGAATTTAGTAAAGAAAATAATGAACCATTCCATTTAGAACAGAAAAAATGTGAATTCTGTAATTTTAAAACAGAATCAACTTTAGTCATGCAACATCATTTAGAAACTCCACATATGCGCAATTACGTCTACAAGTGTAACTTTTGTCCGACTGAAATGCGTAGTCCTCACGACATATTATACCATATGGAAGCAGAACATAATACTCGCGGGAGGTTGGAGCGGGGTCCAGCTTTTCATCAATGTCCTAATTGTCCGTTCGAAGACAACCAGAAAGGCAAACTAAATCGACATATACTTGCTTGTACTAAGAAATTCAGATCAGAAAAGAATTTAGAACCAGGTGCTGATTGGGAACCTCCAGCAAAAATTCCACGATTCAATCGAACAAGGCCTGTTGGGCCGACTAACCCCAGTGCACTTGCGATGGCAATGAGCGGTAAAGGACCTCAACCACTTTTACCAAAATTACTTCCTGCTCCAATCACTGGTCGTGGAAGAGGACGGCCGCCTATGCAACCAAGATATTCAGATTTGAAAACGTTACGACCGGGTGGTACGACAATGCGTCAAG ATAATGTTGCAGGAATGATGTATCGTCCAACATCGTCTGGCTTATTGGTCCCTACTTCATATCGATTTGGTAGTAATCAAATATTTCAg aatACAACAGCAAGTCCCAAAAATCCTACTGCAAAATTGCTAAGTCAACCAAGTATATCTATAACTCCATTACCACGTACAACATCTCAAACCTCCATTCCTGGTTCTGGAACTTCATCAAAATCTGGAGAAAAAACTACATTTGTCATATGTGAAATTTGCGATGGTTATATTAAG GATTTAGAACAACTACGTAATCATATGCAATGGATTCACAAAGTAAAAATACATCCAAAGATGATTTATAGTAGACCTCCATTGAATTGCCAAAAATGTCAATTTCGGTTTTTCACAGATCAG GGTCTGGAAAGACATTTACTTGGGTCTCATGGTTTGGTTACATCTAGTATGCAAGAAGCTGCAAATAGAGGAAAAGATGCAGGTCGCTGTCCCGCTTGCGGCAGG GTATATCAATGGAAATTACTAAATCATGTTGCGCGAGATCATGGAATGACATTAAAACCAGCGCATCTATCTTATAAATGTACAGTTTGCACTTCCACGTTTGGAATGTATAAGCAGTTTGAAAATCACGTATATTCGGCACATAGTGGCGTAGCTAAAAGAGTAATGGATAAGAAGAATACACCTTCATCTCCATCGTCCAGATCCAATGACTCCCTTCTGAAACCACTGAAGATTAATGATGAAATTACGATTATTCCACAACCAGCAAAACCTACAACCAGGTCGGGTACATCTCAAGGCAGAGGAAAATAG
- the LOC126919600 gene encoding MOG interacting and ectopic P-granules protein 1 isoform X3 translates to MDVEMEERGLEPENSEQNGIAQNRSKGSEMSESENDSKMSKSPEGASDINNFSEVSKTEDKCRNTSCEAMEVDEQSNNSDVECLDENITEIHSDNDDVFTTKASALKDNNLSGSSDIQLNDSSEIADSSMDTSDVKICEENGSCDSPDIEEITDSAKNGHNTSPERINKDPKQRKQRKQVDLSSITPRRSSRNIKRTSYIEKEIEEEEVDDDGSDIEEIKPEDPLAGIDSKDKENSKLKSPVKNSKTTIVVNDTKRLVEIAAGSKSVKGGKKEPTLVIIDTNSILSGRGGVPVSSSKPHHTVSSTSSFSVVPVGMTTQTMYPNMRTTITPVPMTSKTAQLSPKTTSMTTVTPTVTPPILPTLSDDMFVVEAPSFIVPYVYEKPPLKPLKEFVTKLEKCLEEQEKEEISKRSIEENKGEECDEDSLDIIQKNKDKSDESENEGTCSKSKKDEDRGDNSLDITESGFSNISDKQDIRQEDRNKVLTYFDLPLGKFFMQIGVNLVQEYVQTDLLRTQKRKQGKNSTSAETQLAINSLIKNLEFSKENNEPFHLEQKKCEFCNFKTESTLVMQHHLETPHMRNYVYKCNFCPTEMRSPHDILYHMEAEHNTRGRLERGPAFHQCPNCPFEDNQKGKLNRHILACTKKFRSEKNLEPGADWEPPAKIPRFNRTRPVGPTNPSALAMAMSGKGPQPLLPKLLPAPITGRGRGRPPMQPRYSDLKTLRPGGTTMRQDNVAGMMYRPTSSGLLVPTSYRFGSNQIFQVVGGSGTVMSAVSGVSSSSGGSSGQPTPIALVPNVIDSLSRLSSSQNTTASPKNPTAKLLSQPSISITPLPRTTSQTSIPGSGTSSKSGEKTTFVICEICDGYIKDLEQLRNHMQWIHKVKIHPKMIYSRPPLNCQKCQFRFFTDQGLERHLLGSHGLVTSSMQEAANRGKDAGRCPACGRVYQWKLLNHVARDHGMTLKPAHLSYKCTVCTSTFGMYKQFENHVYSAHSGVAKRVMDKKNTPSSPSSRSNDSLLKPLKINDEITIIPQPAKPTTRSGTSQGRGK, encoded by the exons ATGGATGTTGAAATGGAAGAAAGGGGTCTAGAACCTGAAAATAGTGAACAGAATGGGATAGCGCAAAACAGAAGTAAAGGGAGTGAAATGTCAGAGTCAGAAAATGACTCTAAAATGTCTAAATCTCCAGAGGGTGCCAGTGACATAAACAATTTTAGTGAAGTGTCCAAGACTGAAGATAAGTGTAGAAACACATCTTGTGAGGCTATGGAAGTTGATGAACAGAGTAATAACTCGGATGTTGAATGTCTTGACGAAAACATAACAGAAATACACTCTGATAACGATGATGTGTTCACTACAAAAGCTTCTGCCCTTAAAGATAATAATTTATCAGGCAGTAGTGATATCCAACTTAATGACAGTAGTGAAATTGCTGATAGTAGCATGGATACATCTGATGTCAAAATTTGTGAAGAAAACGGTAGTTGCGATAGTCCTGATATTGAAGAAATAACTGATAGTGCAAAGAATGGTCATAATACTTCACCAGAACGTATTAATAAAGACCCAAAAcaaagaaaacaaagaaagcAAGTAGATCTTAGTAGTATTACACCAAGAAGAAGTTCTCGAAATATAAAGAGGACAAGTTAcatagaaaaagaaatagaagaagAGGAAGTAGACGATGATGGCTCAGATATTGAGGAAATTAAGCCAGAAGATCCTCTGGCTGGTATTGATAGTAAAGATAAAGAGAATTCTAAACTAAAGTCACCAGTCAAAAATAGTAAGACTACTATTGTAGTCAATGATACGAAACGGTTAGTAGAAATAGCCGCTGGTAGCAAATCTGTaaaaggaggaaagaaagaacCTACCTTAGTTATCATAGATACAAATTCTATACTTTCTGGACGTGGTGGCGTTCCTGTAAGTAGCAGTAAACCTCATCACACTGTTTCTAGTACTAGTTCATTTTCAGTAGTTCCAGTGGGAATGACTACACAAACTATGTATCCTAATATGAGGACGACTATTACACCAGTGCCCATGACGTCAAAAACTGCACAGCTAAGTCCTAAAACCACTAGTATGACAACGGTAACACCTACGGTTACACCTCCAATATTACCTACTTTAAGCGATGACATGTTTGTGGTAGAAGCACCATCTTTTATAGTACcatatgtatatgaaaaaccaCCTCTGAAACCTTTAAAGGAGTTCGTCACAAAATTGGAAAAATGCTTAGAGgaacaagaaaaagaagagataaGCAAAAGAAGCATAGAAGAAAATAAGGGAGAGGAATGTGATGAGGATTCACTGGATataattcaaaaaaataaagataaaagtGATGAAAGTGAAAATGAAGGAACTTGTAGTAAGAGTAAAAAGGATGAAGACAGAGGTGATAATTCACTAGATATAACTGAATCTGGATTTAGTAATATAAGTGATAAACAGGATATACGACAAGAGGATAGGAATAAAGTACTGACATATTTTGATTTACCACTGGGGAAATTTTTCATGCAAATTGGAGTGAATCTTGTTCAGGAATATGTGCAAACTGATCTTTTACGGACTCAAAAACGTAAACAGGGAAAAAATAGCACATCGGCTGAAACTCAACTAGCTATAAATTCACTCATTAAAAATCTAGAATTTAGTAAAGAAAATAATGAACCATTCCATTTAGAACAGAAAAAATGTGAATTCTGTAATTTTAAAACAGAATCAACTTTAGTCATGCAACATCATTTAGAAACTCCACATATGCGCAATTACGTCTACAAGTGTAACTTTTGTCCGACTGAAATGCGTAGTCCTCACGACATATTATACCATATGGAAGCAGAACATAATACTCGCGGGAGGTTGGAGCGGGGTCCAGCTTTTCATCAATGTCCTAATTGTCCGTTCGAAGACAACCAGAAAGGCAAACTAAATCGACATATACTTGCTTGTACTAAGAAATTCAGATCAGAAAAGAATTTAGAACCAGGTGCTGATTGGGAACCTCCAGCAAAAATTCCACGATTCAATCGAACAAGGCCTGTTGGGCCGACTAACCCCAGTGCACTTGCGATGGCAATGAGCGGTAAAGGACCTCAACCACTTTTACCAAAATTACTTCCTGCTCCAATCACTGGTCGTGGAAGAGGACGGCCGCCTATGCAACCAAGATATTCAGATTTGAAAACGTTACGACCGGGTGGTACGACAATGCGTCAAG ATAATGTTGCAGGAATGATGTATCGTCCAACATCGTCTGGCTTATTGGTCCCTACTTCATATCGATTTGGTAGTAATCAAATATTTCAg GTGGTGGGTGGCTCTGGGACTGTCATGTCGGCTGTCTCGGGAGTGAGTAGCAGTAGCGGCGGCAGTTCCGGTCAACCCACACCCATTGCACTTGTACCCAACGTAATCGACTCTCTCTCTAGATTGTCCTCATCACAG aatACAACAGCAAGTCCCAAAAATCCTACTGCAAAATTGCTAAGTCAACCAAGTATATCTATAACTCCATTACCACGTACAACATCTCAAACCTCCATTCCTGGTTCTGGAACTTCATCAAAATCTGGAGAAAAAACTACATTTGTCATATGTGAAATTTGCGATGGTTATATTAAG GATTTAGAACAACTACGTAATCATATGCAATGGATTCACAAAGTAAAAATACATCCAAAGATGATTTATAGTAGACCTCCATTGAATTGCCAAAAATGTCAATTTCGGTTTTTCACAGATCAG GGTCTGGAAAGACATTTACTTGGGTCTCATGGTTTGGTTACATCTAGTATGCAAGAAGCTGCAAATAGAGGAAAAGATGCAGGTCGCTGTCCCGCTTGCGGCAGG GTATATCAATGGAAATTACTAAATCATGTTGCGCGAGATCATGGAATGACATTAAAACCAGCGCATCTATCTTATAAATGTACAGTTTGCACTTCCACGTTTGGAATGTATAAGCAGTTTGAAAATCACGTATATTCGGCACATAGTGGCGTAGCTAAAAGAGTAATGGATAAGAAGAATACACCTTCATCTCCATCGTCCAGATCCAATGACTCCCTTCTGAAACCACTGAAGATTAATGATGAAATTACGATTATTCCACAACCAGCAAAACCTACAACCAGGTCGGGTACATCTCAAGGCAGAGGAAAATAG